The following are encoded in a window of Impatiens glandulifera chromosome 5, dImpGla2.1, whole genome shotgun sequence genomic DNA:
- the LOC124937831 gene encoding probable F-box protein At2g36090 yields the protein MIAVAAAKTSGVVAFSDLSNDILETHILTRLDGPSLASISSSSSHLHALSTENRLWTGICHSTFPSTADSSRLRRLISTFPGGPRSFFSLTCPLLFSDSIPSNSNSLLPPAPALMSELISAVDIRYRNHLIFSKVQEIETESNWFRCSPFRLDMLEPKEGVVTNVQYPKNDDSVCESIMEEMRLSWVLINPNPGLQQAANFSSYKPVSVEKHWLSGEIKVRFPSFLAGSSSEMVQCGIVVTCGASEGGELQVREVTLQVEDMDGRHLSGKESLVIVQRAMEGKRGKTVGKEEEGRKRMKVYEEKKRQRRERKMRIESTLDMLCVAFGVSLTVLALFWAFSSLVFSCRFIE from the coding sequence ATGATCGCCGTCGCCGCCGCAAAAACAAGCGGCGTGGTGGCGTTTTCCGATCTGAGCAATGATATTCTCGAAACCCACATCCTCACGCGCCTAGACGGACCTTCACTCGCGTCCATCAGCTCTTCTTCTTCACATCTCCACGCGCTCTCCACTGAAAACCGTCTCTGGACCGGTATATGTCACTCCACTTTTCCGTCCACCGCCGATTCTTCCCGTCTCCGCCGCCTCATCTCCACCTTTCCCGGCGGACCCAGGTCATTCTTCTCCTTAACTTGCCCTCTCCTATTTTCCGATTCCATACCCTCCAATTCAAACTCCCTGCTTCCGCCGGCGCCGGCGTTGATGTCGGAGCTGATCTCAGCTGTGGATATTCGCTATAGAaatcatcttatattttctaAAGTTCAAGAAATTGAAACGGAAAGCAATTGGTTCCGATGCTCTCCATTTAGACTCGACATGTTAGAACCGAAAGAGGGTGTTGTAACAAATGTACAATACCCAAAAAACGATGACTCCGTTTGTGAATCAATTATGGAAGAAATGAGATTGAGTTGGGTTTTGATAAATCCAAATCCTGGTTTACAACAGGCAGCGAATTTCTCGAGCTATAAACCTGTGTCGGTTGAGAAACACTGGCTGAGCGGTGAGATTAAGGTGAGATTTCCGTCGTTCCTCGCCGGTTCTTCGTCGGAGATGGTGCAGTGTGGGATTGTTGTGACATGTGGAGCATCGGAGGGTGGAGAATTGCAGGTTAGGGAGGTGACGTTGCAGGTAGAAGATATGGATGGAAGACATTTGAGCGGGAAGGAGAGTTTGGTAATTGTGCAAAGAGCTATGGAGGGTAAAAGGGGAAAAACGGtgggaaaagaagaagaaggaaggaaAAGGATGAAAGTGTACGAGGAAAAGAAGAGAcagaggagagagagaaagatgagGATAGAAAGCACATTGGACATGTTGTGTGTTGCTTTCGGTGTTTCTTTGACGGTTTTAGCCTTGTTTTGGGCTTTTTCTTCTTTAGTATTTTCTTGTCGGTTTATAGAATAA